The following are encoded together in the Bradyrhizobium algeriense genome:
- a CDS encoding efflux RND transporter permease subunit → MLAWLISSGVRLRTLIVVAASGLLILGAVDVRNRPLDVIPELALPSLTVKTESLGLSSAEVESLITVPLEADLLNGVPWLQVIQSESMAGLSTIEMIFAPGTDLMKARQMVQERLTQAHALPNVSSPPVMLQPVSSASRVMNIGLSSKSVSLIDMSVQARWSIAPRLAGVPGVANVSIWGQRERQVQVLVDGRNLNKKGVKLDQVIKTTGEAVWSSPLTYLNSSTPGTGGFIETPNQRLSIRHQLPISTVGTFAKVPLSGTTTSVGDVAYLVEGHQALIGDAIVGENPGLMVAIEKFPGFNTLDVTRGVERALNELKPGLPGIEINTTIYHPASFIERATSNLGKAMLISIILVAVVLGLLMGSGRTAVIALVAISLSFVCAELLLKAAGIPLSMIVVGGLLMASGVIVHDSIIDIENVLRRLRAPQRDGRSSFMVVVRAMLETRRPMLYASLIVVLAMLPVLFMQSRSAAFFAPMAWAYIAAVSISMLVALIVTPALAAVLLANAPLTPTGGWVINRLARPFDSIVARAIHAPLACIGACVVAAIACFALWSPLERNMVPSFRETDLMIEWQGPPGTSLQAMTQSTENLIRGLRQIPGVQNAFANLGRAVLCNCERATDVNAGHVWVNIDPKADREATVDAVEAAIAAYPGMRGKLGTYLSTKLREALTGDPDSLTVRVYGNSLEIIRAKAEEIRAAMAKIPGIENPRVELQVEEPSIEVKVDVNRAASYGLKPGDVRRATSAMVGGITVGALFEDQKVFDVVVWGRPELRDNIDDVRNLMINSESGSQVRLAQVADVRIAPATSIIQRQGSSRRIDVSAKVDERALDDVADDVARNVKQIAFPFEHRAEVLGEYKEQRASLRSIYSYMAAAAVLMFLLTQAVLRSWTLSALSLLGVPVAALGGLATAAINDGHFSLGSLLGLAAVLALMVRQGIGLVAHFQHLQLNEGELFGEKLVRRGVLEQFPSIIASSVTTLALVLPFAIMGDVAGLEIAHPLALAVLGGVVTMTLGTLFVLPALYLRFGGGWTADRLDLEMETAS, encoded by the coding sequence ATGTTGGCGTGGCTCATATCCTCTGGCGTGCGTTTACGCACCCTCATAGTAGTTGCCGCCTCGGGCCTGCTGATCCTCGGCGCCGTTGACGTCAGGAACAGGCCGCTCGACGTCATCCCCGAATTGGCGCTGCCCTCGCTCACCGTGAAGACGGAATCGCTTGGCCTCTCCAGCGCCGAGGTTGAATCGCTGATCACCGTGCCGCTGGAAGCGGACCTGCTTAATGGCGTCCCGTGGCTGCAGGTCATCCAGTCGGAATCGATGGCGGGGCTTTCGACGATCGAGATGATCTTTGCGCCCGGCACCGATCTGATGAAAGCGCGCCAGATGGTGCAGGAAAGGCTGACGCAGGCGCACGCGCTGCCGAACGTCTCCAGCCCGCCGGTTATGCTTCAGCCGGTTTCCTCGGCCAGCCGAGTGATGAACATCGGCCTGAGTTCGAAATCCGTCTCACTGATCGACATGTCCGTTCAGGCGCGCTGGAGCATTGCACCGCGCCTCGCCGGCGTTCCGGGTGTGGCGAATGTGTCGATATGGGGTCAGCGCGAGCGGCAGGTGCAGGTGCTTGTCGATGGCCGGAACCTGAACAAGAAGGGCGTCAAGCTCGACCAGGTGATCAAGACGACAGGTGAGGCGGTGTGGTCCTCGCCGCTCACCTATCTGAACTCATCCACGCCCGGCACCGGCGGCTTCATCGAAACGCCGAACCAGCGGCTCAGCATCCGTCACCAGCTGCCGATCTCCACCGTGGGTACCTTCGCGAAGGTGCCGCTGAGCGGCACGACCACGAGCGTCGGCGACGTCGCCTATCTGGTGGAGGGGCATCAGGCGCTGATCGGAGACGCCATCGTCGGCGAAAACCCCGGCCTGATGGTGGCAATCGAGAAATTTCCCGGCTTCAACACATTGGACGTGACGCGCGGCGTTGAGCGCGCGCTCAACGAACTGAAACCCGGGCTGCCCGGTATTGAGATCAATACGACCATCTACCATCCCGCGAGCTTCATCGAGCGCGCGACCAGCAATCTGGGCAAGGCCATGCTCATTTCGATCATCCTGGTCGCCGTCGTGCTTGGCCTTCTGATGGGCAGCGGGAGGACCGCGGTTATCGCCCTGGTTGCGATCTCATTGTCATTCGTTTGCGCTGAGCTGCTGTTAAAGGCCGCCGGGATCCCGCTCAGCATGATAGTCGTCGGCGGTCTGCTGATGGCGTCCGGCGTGATCGTGCATGACAGTATTATCGACATCGAAAATGTGTTGCGCCGTTTGCGTGCGCCGCAACGCGACGGTCGCTCCAGCTTCATGGTCGTCGTCCGTGCGATGCTGGAAACGCGTCGGCCGATGCTGTACGCGTCGCTGATCGTCGTGCTCGCGATGCTGCCCGTTCTGTTCATGCAGAGCCGGTCCGCCGCGTTCTTCGCGCCGATGGCCTGGGCCTATATCGCCGCCGTGTCCATCTCGATGCTGGTTGCGTTGATCGTGACCCCCGCGCTGGCCGCGGTGCTGCTCGCCAACGCGCCACTGACCCCGACGGGCGGATGGGTCATCAATAGATTGGCGAGGCCTTTCGACTCGATTGTCGCCCGCGCCATCCATGCGCCGCTCGCCTGCATAGGCGCCTGCGTCGTGGCGGCAATCGCGTGCTTCGCGCTCTGGAGCCCGCTCGAACGCAATATGGTGCCGAGCTTCAGAGAGACGGATTTGATGATCGAATGGCAGGGGCCGCCCGGCACTTCGCTGCAGGCGATGACCCAATCGACCGAGAACCTGATCCGCGGCCTGCGGCAGATCCCCGGAGTGCAGAACGCTTTCGCCAATCTCGGACGGGCCGTGCTTTGCAACTGCGAGCGCGCGACGGATGTCAATGCGGGGCACGTGTGGGTCAACATCGATCCGAAAGCCGATCGCGAAGCAACGGTGGATGCCGTCGAAGCTGCCATCGCTGCCTACCCCGGGATGCGTGGCAAGCTTGGGACATACCTGTCCACGAAGCTGCGCGAGGCGCTCACCGGCGACCCGGATAGCCTCACGGTCCGTGTCTATGGCAACAGCCTTGAGATCATACGCGCCAAGGCGGAGGAGATCCGCGCAGCGATGGCGAAGATCCCCGGCATTGAAAATCCTCGGGTCGAACTACAAGTCGAAGAACCCTCGATCGAAGTCAAGGTGGATGTCAATCGCGCAGCTAGTTACGGCCTCAAGCCGGGCGACGTCCGCCGGGCGACCTCGGCGATGGTCGGCGGCATCACCGTCGGTGCGCTTTTCGAGGACCAGAAGGTTTTCGACGTGGTTGTCTGGGGGCGACCGGAGTTGCGCGACAACATCGATGACGTGCGGAACCTGATGATCAACAGCGAGAGCGGGTCCCAGGTGCGGCTGGCTCAGGTTGCAGACGTCCGCATCGCGCCGGCCACCAGCATCATCCAGCGACAGGGGTCCTCGCGTCGTATCGATGTTTCCGCGAAAGTAGACGAGCGCGCGCTTGATGATGTGGCGGATGATGTCGCCAGGAATGTCAAACAGATCGCATTCCCGTTCGAGCACCGTGCCGAGGTGCTCGGCGAATACAAGGAGCAGCGGGCTTCTCTGCGATCGATATACAGCTACATGGCGGCAGCGGCGGTGTTGATGTTCCTGCTGACGCAGGCGGTGCTCCGCAGCTGGACACTCAGCGCCCTGTCGCTGCTCGGTGTGCCGGTCGCTGCACTCGGCGGCCTCGCTACGGCCGCAATCAATGACGGTCACTTCTCGCTTGGTTCTCTGCTGGGTCTGGCAGCGGTGCTCGCACTGATGGTGCGGCAGGGCATCGGTCTGGTCGCCCATTTCCAGCATCTGCAATTGAACGAGGGTGAGCTGTTCGGCGAAAAGCTGGTGCGTCGTGGCGTACTGGAGCAGTTCCCGAGCATCATCGCGTCATCGGTGACGACGCTCGCTCTGGTGCTTCCGTTCGCGATCATGGGTGATGTCGCCGGACTCGAAATCGCGCACCCGCTTGCGCTCGCGGTGTTGGGCGGCGTCGTTACCATGACACTCGGAACGTTGTTCGTGCTGCCGGCGCTTTACCTACGGTTCGGCGGTGGCTGGACGGCCGACCGGCTCGATCTTGAAATGGAAACCGCGTCATGA